Proteins from one Acetobacteroides hydrogenigenes genomic window:
- the panC gene encoding pantoate--beta-alanine ligase: protein MKVVRTAAELDQEVANQRKNGQTIGFVPTMGALHVGHISLVNKCLTDGCYTVCSIFVNPTQFNDKNDLKNYPRMPEQDLALLEERGVHLVFMPSVEEMYPETDTRTFDFGSIDKVMEGAKRPGHFNGVAQVVSKLFTMVQPDKAYFGEKDFQQVAIINAMVKQHGFKVEIVRCPIVRDTDGLALSSRNMLLNAQQRKSAPTIYRALSDAKLLGTSTSIEEIKEKVMAQVNADSELEVEYFDVVDADSLQSLTSWEESNNIFGCIAVKVGAIRLIDNIRLK, encoded by the coding sequence ATGAAGGTTGTTAGGACAGCTGCAGAGCTCGACCAAGAGGTGGCGAATCAAAGAAAGAATGGACAAACCATTGGGTTTGTACCAACTATGGGTGCGCTGCATGTTGGGCATATCTCGCTAGTGAACAAATGCTTGACTGACGGATGCTACACGGTTTGCAGCATCTTCGTGAACCCAACTCAATTTAACGATAAGAACGACCTAAAAAACTACCCGCGCATGCCCGAGCAGGATTTGGCCCTACTCGAAGAGCGTGGAGTTCACCTTGTTTTTATGCCATCGGTAGAGGAAATGTACCCCGAGACCGATACCAGAACGTTTGATTTTGGATCTATAGATAAGGTAATGGAGGGGGCTAAGCGTCCCGGCCATTTTAACGGAGTGGCTCAGGTAGTAAGCAAGCTTTTTACTATGGTTCAGCCCGATAAGGCATACTTTGGAGAAAAGGACTTCCAGCAGGTTGCCATTATCAATGCAATGGTAAAGCAGCATGGGTTTAAGGTAGAAATCGTTCGCTGCCCAATAGTTCGCGATACCGATGGATTGGCGTTGAGCTCGCGCAACATGCTCCTTAACGCGCAACAGCGTAAAAGCGCACCTACTATATATAGAGCGTTAAGTGACGCTAAGTTGCTTGGCACCTCTACCTCGATTGAAGAAATCAAGGAAAAGGTGATGGCTCAGGTAAACGCCGACAGCGAGCTGGAGGTAGAGTACTTCGACGTGGTTGATGCAGACTCGCTGCAGAGCCTTACATCGTGGGAGGAGTCCAACAACATTTTTGGCTGTATTGCCGTAAAAGTAGGTGCAATCCGCCTAATCGATAACATCAGACTAAAGTAA
- the panD gene encoding aspartate 1-decarboxylase, giving the protein MYIEVVKSKIHRVKVTEANLNYVGSITIDEDLLIASNIIENEKVQIVNVNNGERLETYVIKGEKGSGAICLNGAAARKAEVGDVLIIISYATLDFEEAKSFKPWIVFPDTETNRII; this is encoded by the coding sequence ATGTATATAGAGGTTGTAAAATCGAAAATTCACCGCGTTAAGGTTACTGAAGCAAACCTCAACTATGTTGGCAGCATCACCATAGATGAAGATCTTTTGATTGCTTCCAATATTATCGAAAACGAAAAGGTTCAAATTGTAAACGTAAACAACGGTGAGCGACTTGAAACCTACGTTATTAAGGGGGAAAAGGGAAGTGGCGCCATCTGCCTAAATGGAGCAGCAGCTCGTAAGGCCGAAGTTGGCGATGTGCTCATCATCATCTCATACGCTACCTTGGATTTCGAAGAGGCAAAATCCTTCAAACCTTGGATTGTATTCCCCGATACAGAGACGAACCGCATCATCTAA
- a CDS encoding lysylphosphatidylglycerol synthase transmembrane domain-containing protein, with protein sequence MKKGALLRGINIILFFGLGVVLMYFAFKNVEFSFLMEGLSKANYSWLVISLLVGIVAFLARALRWRLLIEPLGYRPTVMNAFHAITIGYLANFAFPRAGEVSRCGVLRKTEKIPFESLIGTVIVERTFDLLCLLILLVTVFFLKVDFFGKFIYDTALLPITKKFAGFGGSYLAFLIVILPIIIALFVAYIFRYKLIRFGIIRKMIRLARGVIKGLKTGFTMERRLEFLLFTLLIWASYLTMTWVIFYTLPATSSLGFVDALFILAISSIGMTVPVQGGFGAFHIIVATGLTMYGISREDGLLYATISHESQTIMTIIIGVISLSYLFFKKRNNPVIATSHEQVQER encoded by the coding sequence TTGAAAAAAGGAGCTCTCCTCAGAGGAATAAACATCATTCTATTCTTTGGGTTAGGCGTAGTGCTCATGTACTTCGCCTTCAAGAATGTTGAGTTTAGCTTTCTGATGGAGGGACTGAGCAAGGCCAACTACTCGTGGTTGGTGATATCGCTTCTGGTGGGCATCGTTGCCTTTTTGGCGCGTGCCCTACGCTGGAGGCTGCTCATCGAGCCGCTCGGATACCGTCCTACGGTGATGAATGCGTTTCACGCCATTACCATTGGCTACCTTGCCAACTTTGCCTTTCCGAGAGCTGGTGAGGTGTCTCGATGCGGCGTTCTTCGTAAAACCGAGAAGATTCCATTTGAATCGTTGATCGGCACCGTTATAGTAGAGCGCACATTCGATCTGCTATGCCTTTTGATACTACTAGTCACCGTATTCTTTCTCAAAGTAGACTTCTTTGGGAAGTTTATATACGATACCGCGCTGCTTCCTATCACCAAGAAGTTTGCGGGTTTTGGCGGCAGCTACCTTGCGTTTCTGATCGTAATACTTCCCATCATTATAGCTCTTTTTGTTGCTTACATCTTCCGGTATAAGCTTATTCGGTTTGGCATTATACGTAAAATGATACGGCTGGCAAGAGGCGTTATCAAGGGACTAAAAACAGGCTTTACCATGGAGCGCAGACTCGAGTTCCTGCTCTTCACCCTACTTATTTGGGCATCGTACCTCACTATGACCTGGGTAATTTTCTATACGCTACCCGCCACTAGCTCGCTCGGTTTTGTTGATGCGCTATTCATACTAGCCATTAGCAGCATTGGTATGACGGTTCCGGTACAGGGTGGTTTTGGAGCGTTCCACATCATTGTAGCAACGGGGCTTACCATGTACGGCATTTCGCGCGAAGATGGACTGCTATACGCAACAATTTCTCACGAATCTCAGACCATCATGACTATCATTATTGGAGTAATTTCGCTATCTTACCTCTTCTTTAAGAAACGAAATAACCCAGTAATAGCCACCAGTCATGAACAAGTTCAAGAACGTTAG
- a CDS encoding adenylyltransferase/cytidyltransferase family protein: MNKFKNVSKKVVDQQELSRLVAMWNLLGKKIVFTDGCFDILHRGHVEYLTQAASKGDVLIVGLHSDASVARLKGEGRPIQSQENRALIVASLSYVDAVIILDEDSPYNLIKLIKPDVLVKGADKLPKDIVGYDIVSARGGSVIALDIKEGTTEKLIDRIKLTP, encoded by the coding sequence ATGAACAAGTTCAAGAACGTTAGCAAAAAGGTGGTAGACCAGCAGGAGCTAAGCCGCTTGGTCGCCATGTGGAACCTTCTCGGGAAAAAGATCGTCTTTACCGACGGTTGCTTTGACATCCTTCATCGTGGACATGTTGAGTACCTAACGCAGGCCGCAAGCAAAGGCGATGTTCTGATTGTTGGGCTACATTCCGATGCCTCGGTAGCTCGTCTTAAAGGAGAAGGACGTCCGATCCAAAGCCAGGAAAATCGCGCACTAATTGTAGCCTCACTCTCGTATGTTGATGCCGTTATCATTCTTGATGAAGACTCGCCTTACAACCTTATCAAGCTGATTAAGCCCGATGTGCTGGTTAAAGGTGCCGATAAGCTCCCCAAGGATATTGTTGGCTATGACATTGTTTCGGCAAGGGGAGGCAGCGTAATTGCACTCGACATCAAGGAGGGTACCACCGAAAAGCTCATCGACCGAATAAAGCTTACCCCATAA